One genomic segment of Rivularia sp. PCC 7116 includes these proteins:
- a CDS encoding DUF2157 domain-containing protein: protein MIIDSFRAKLRKEAQLWRDEGIIQDSQYEQLSQRYQFDSLDNVAQDRFIFILIGVGCILVGLGAITFVAANWQAWSREVKLVLLLSLFFATNIIGFFLWREPVFDNAGKKRRQRKRVFGHGLLLLGALLLGANMAFMAQTFHISGSDYELYLFWGIGVLVMAYGLRLASLGVFAFVLINIGYFIGLGRLWTNLYELSLSILMLEHMPLLWLGLFVPLAYICKSRWIFALSTIAFAISLQFNLGKYYGTTWIISFAFALPGALLWSYDDLLFPKVDQRWFQSVARNVALLFFSVLFYILSFRLYWRFADYSNEYNSISNLFLLIDLLIITALSLYQWFNLLRPKRNRQLQIISINNITIAIFVIMAALAPILKQNIGEMWFLAICVFNLLLALLACGMIRQGLESNQRRAFWGGMILLTLQIISRMLEYDTALLLKSLVFVLCGVAVIGAGLWFERHLNSVSSEQ from the coding sequence ATGATCATAGACAGTTTCAGGGCTAAATTACGTAAGGAAGCGCAACTTTGGCGTGATGAAGGAATAATACAGGATTCTCAATACGAACAATTATCCCAAAGGTATCAGTTTGATAGTTTAGATAATGTTGCTCAAGATAGATTTATTTTTATTTTGATTGGAGTCGGTTGTATACTCGTAGGCTTAGGAGCAATTACTTTTGTCGCTGCGAATTGGCAAGCATGGTCTCGTGAAGTAAAGTTAGTTTTACTATTAAGTCTATTTTTTGCAACAAATATTATTGGTTTTTTCCTTTGGAGAGAACCTGTATTCGACAATGCAGGGAAAAAACGACGGCAGCGTAAGCGAGTCTTTGGACATGGTTTACTGCTTTTAGGCGCTCTACTTTTAGGCGCAAATATGGCGTTTATGGCGCAGACATTCCATATAAGCGGTTCCGATTACGAACTGTATTTATTCTGGGGAATTGGCGTTTTGGTAATGGCTTATGGCTTGCGCTTGGCTTCTTTAGGAGTGTTTGCTTTCGTCTTGATTAACATTGGTTATTTTATCGGCTTAGGAAGATTATGGACTAATTTGTATGAATTGTCTTTATCAATACTAATGTTAGAGCATATGCCACTTCTTTGGTTGGGGCTATTTGTTCCCTTAGCGTATATCTGTAAATCGCGATGGATTTTTGCATTATCTACAATTGCTTTTGCTATTTCGCTGCAATTTAATCTAGGTAAATATTACGGAACAACCTGGATAATTTCTTTTGCTTTTGCACTACCAGGAGCATTACTGTGGAGTTATGACGATTTACTTTTTCCGAAAGTCGATCAAAGATGGTTTCAATCGGTTGCGCGTAATGTGGCGCTGTTGTTCTTCAGTGTTTTATTCTATATCCTGTCTTTCCGGTTATATTGGCGATTTGCTGATTATTCTAATGAATACAATTCAATATCAAACTTATTTTTATTAATAGATTTGCTGATTATTACAGCTTTAAGTCTATATCAGTGGTTTAATTTACTCCGTCCAAAACGTAACCGGCAACTTCAAATAATTAGTATCAATAATATTACAATTGCTATATTTGTGATAATGGCTGCTTTGGCACCGATTTTAAAACAAAATATTGGTGAAATGTGGTTTTTAGCAATTTGTGTTTTCAATCTATTGTTAGCATTATTAGCTTGCGGAATGATTCGTCAAGGATTGGAATCTAATCAAAGACGTGCTTTTTGGGGAGGAATGATTTTACTAACGCTGCAAATTATTTCCCGAATGCTGGAATACGATACAGCTTTATTACTTAAATCTTTAGTTTTCGTTTTATGCGGAGTTGCTGTTATTGGCGCAGGATTGTGGTTTGAACGTCATCTAAATTCAGTAAGCAGTGAACAGTGA
- a CDS encoding choice-of-anchor E domain-containing protein: MHLSISKTKVMVAAFAAILAPIHAAQASTLQYENSIDLEKTNFSKQITLPKFDSSLGDLESVLFELSGKVEGSVELENRDAQAALVTGNLAAEISLTKPDSSLLLVALPTASIEQNLEAYDEVLDFDGTSGVKLTEISDSAKESALFTIPDDFTPFVGDGSFNLFVDAMGISKATGPGNLVAGFETFAGASVSVTYTYAKKDEPPRKRKVPESGLPVTIFIGLAATMVLTKSKIRFV, translated from the coding sequence ATGCATCTATCCATTTCCAAAACAAAGGTGATGGTGGCAGCTTTTGCTGCAATATTAGCGCCCATTCATGCCGCACAAGCATCTACACTGCAATACGAAAATTCGATTGATTTAGAAAAAACTAATTTTTCAAAACAAATTACTTTACCAAAATTTGACAGCAGCCTAGGGGATTTAGAAAGCGTTTTATTTGAATTAAGTGGCAAGGTAGAGGGTTCTGTTGAGTTAGAAAACAGAGATGCTCAAGCAGCTTTGGTTACGGGAAATCTTGCAGCAGAAATTAGTTTAACAAAGCCTGATAGTTCTTTATTACTTGTAGCTTTGCCGACTGCATCAATTGAACAAAATTTAGAAGCATACGATGAAGTCTTAGATTTTGATGGTACTTCCGGCGTAAAACTAACAGAAATATCTGATTCTGCAAAAGAATCAGCACTTTTCACTATCCCAGATGACTTTACCCCCTTCGTAGGCGATGGTAGTTTTAATCTATTTGTTGATGCTATGGGTATCTCGAAAGCTACCGGACCTGGTAATCTAGTAGCTGGTTTTGAAACTTTTGCTGGTGCTTCAGTATCCGTTACTTATACTTACGCTAAAAAAGATGAACCCCCACGCAAAAGAAAAGTACCAGAGTCAGGCTTGCCCGTAACTATATTTATCGGTTTGGCAGCCACAATGGTTTTAACTAAATCCAAAATTAGATTTGTTTAA
- a CDS encoding GDYXXLXY domain-containing protein has protein sequence MKPFPDESSEKELIPDFKGDSFPNNKPIPILRFVIPLLIQAGLLFSIPAQSAYTYITGITVILQTVPVDPYSLLTGYYQILSYDISTRGTLEKLPGSKDVLKDGKSFYVILQEVKSTDEKIPKAWKPIRLSKEIPDSLPDNQVALKGNYRYGRVKYGLEQYNMPEDQRNQINKNISQARRSTTQRDRQPIVVEIKVDSQGKSVPVSMWVKEKNYRF, from the coding sequence ATGAAACCTTTTCCAGATGAATCGTCAGAGAAAGAACTTATTCCCGATTTTAAGGGAGATTCGTTTCCAAATAATAAACCAATTCCAATTCTTAGATTTGTAATACCTTTATTAATCCAAGCTGGTTTACTTTTCTCGATACCAGCACAATCAGCTTACACTTACATTACAGGTATAACTGTAATTTTACAAACCGTACCTGTAGATCCCTATAGCTTATTAACAGGTTATTATCAAATTCTAAGTTACGATATCTCCACAAGAGGCACTTTAGAAAAACTTCCCGGCAGCAAAGATGTATTAAAAGATGGGAAAAGTTTTTATGTAATTCTCCAAGAAGTTAAATCAACTGACGAGAAAATTCCCAAAGCATGGAAACCAATACGTTTAAGTAAAGAAATTCCCGATTCTCTTCCAGATAATCAAGTCGCTTTGAAAGGCAATTATAGATATGGTCGGGTTAAATACGGTTTAGAACAATATAATATGCCAGAAGACCAACGCAATCAAATTAACAAAAATATATCTCAAGCAAGACGAAGCACAACTCAAAGAGATAGACAACCTATCGTAGTGGAAATAAAAGTTGATTCCCAAGGTAAATCGGTACCTGTAAGCATGTGGGTGAAAGAAAAAAATTATCGGTTTTGA
- a CDS encoding diflavin flavoprotein, with the protein MSTTTTTTNRKRDVQVAEIGQDTKILRSRTWERLKFEVEYSRQKGTTANSYLIQADKKALIDPPGESFTEIYLQELKQHLDLTSLDYIILGHVNPNRRKTLEALLPIAPQATIICSRPAANALKAALPEWESRIQTVRSEDTLDLGGGHDLTFVTIPTPRWADGLCTYDSGTKILYTDKLFGAHICEDTLFDKDWKSLDAERRYYFDCLHAPQAKQVEAILEKIAVFPAKTYAPGHGPIVNYSLSRFTYDYNQWCQNQKSKELSVALLYASAYGNTAILAGAIAQGLVENGVNVKSINCELADTEEITRIVEACDGLIIGSPTLGGHAPTQIQTALGIILSTAAKTKLAGVFGSYGWSGEAVDLIENKFKDANYRLGFESIRVRFTPTPQILKECQEAGGLFAENLKKSKKNRTPSQVITETHIDRTEQAVGRIVGSLCVVTTRDGETDKGVLTSWVSQASFNPPGIMIAIADEQNADLICNLGDKFVLNILKEGRNVRRYFSRHSTLGDNPFVDLSTKTADNGCLVLTEALSYLECTVQNRTKCGERWLIYAVVDNGEVFENEGLTAVEHRKSGSYY; encoded by the coding sequence ATGTCAACTACTACCACAACCACAAATCGTAAAAGAGATGTCCAAGTTGCTGAAATTGGTCAAGATACAAAAATTTTGCGATCGCGAACTTGGGAACGATTAAAGTTTGAAGTTGAATATTCCCGTCAAAAGGGAACTACAGCAAATTCTTATTTGATACAAGCTGATAAAAAAGCTTTAATCGATCCTCCTGGTGAATCTTTTACGGAAATTTATCTCCAAGAATTAAAGCAACATCTAGACCTTACTAGCTTAGATTATATTATTCTGGGTCATGTCAATCCCAACCGTAGAAAAACTTTAGAAGCATTGCTGCCAATAGCTCCTCAAGCAACTATAATTTGCTCTCGTCCGGCTGCGAATGCGCTCAAAGCGGCTTTGCCTGAGTGGGAATCGCGAATTCAAACTGTACGCTCCGAGGATACTCTAGATTTAGGAGGTGGACACGATCTAACATTTGTGACTATACCTACTCCCCGTTGGGCTGATGGACTTTGTACTTATGATTCAGGTACAAAAATTCTCTATACAGATAAATTGTTTGGCGCTCATATTTGCGAAGATACCTTATTTGATAAAGACTGGAAAAGTTTAGATGCGGAACGTCGTTACTATTTTGACTGTCTCCACGCACCCCAAGCCAAACAAGTCGAAGCTATTTTAGAAAAGATTGCAGTTTTTCCTGCCAAAACCTACGCTCCCGGTCATGGTCCAATTGTTAATTATAGTCTCAGTAGATTCACTTATGATTACAATCAATGGTGCCAGAATCAAAAATCCAAAGAGTTGAGCGTTGCTTTGCTTTATGCTTCTGCTTATGGGAATACAGCGATTTTGGCAGGTGCGATCGCTCAAGGTTTAGTTGAAAATGGAGTGAATGTAAAATCTATTAATTGCGAACTCGCAGATACAGAAGAGATTACCCGCATTGTAGAAGCTTGCGATGGATTGATTATTGGCTCGCCGACATTAGGTGGACATGCACCAACTCAAATTCAAACCGCTTTAGGAATAATTCTTTCAACAGCAGCTAAAACCAAATTAGCAGGAGTCTTTGGCTCCTATGGGTGGAGTGGAGAAGCAGTTGATTTAATAGAAAACAAGTTTAAAGATGCCAATTATCGCTTGGGGTTTGAATCAATTCGGGTTCGTTTCACTCCTACACCTCAAATTCTCAAAGAGTGTCAAGAAGCTGGTGGATTATTTGCTGAAAACTTGAAAAAATCTAAAAAAAATCGTACTCCTAGCCAAGTTATTACGGAAACCCATATAGATCGTACCGAACAAGCAGTAGGGCGAATTGTTGGTTCCTTGTGTGTTGTAACAACTCGCGATGGAGAGACAGATAAAGGTGTTTTAACTTCTTGGGTATCTCAAGCCAGCTTTAACCCCCCAGGAATCATGATTGCTATTGCTGACGAACAAAATGCAGATTTGATATGTAATTTAGGGGATAAATTTGTACTAAATATCCTCAAAGAAGGCAGAAATGTGCGCCGTTATTTTTCTCGTCATAGTACATTAGGAGATAATCCGTTTGTCGATCTATCTACAAAAACTGCTGACAACGGTTGTCTCGTTCTCACCGAAGCATTATCTTACTTAGAATGTACCGTACAAAATAGAACCAAATGCGGTGAAAGATGGTTAATTTATGCTGTAGTTGATAACGGTGAAGTCTTTGAAAATGAAGGTTTGACTGCTGTAGAACACCGGAAATCGGGGAGTTATTATTAG
- a CDS encoding TMEM175 family protein yields MELQRLSRLSDIIFAVAMTIMALTFEPLPQKEMTPQEVIAFVQQQLPSLAVYILTFIGIAFYWITHLQQFRYYKQTDTVHIWLNLLSLLFIVLLPYANDLSTIYDGVFIIQCFYSFSAAGVGIFSTAAWIYATKNRHLVSQDLSDQIIRQIRQESYVEPIVSLFAIGGALIHPLGWILTFIVGFPLIFLIQRLFRINKQENK; encoded by the coding sequence ATGGAACTTCAACGTTTATCTCGACTGAGCGATATAATTTTTGCCGTAGCCATGACCATAATGGCCCTGACTTTTGAGCCGCTTCCACAGAAAGAGATGACACCCCAGGAAGTGATTGCATTTGTGCAACAGCAATTGCCATCATTAGCGGTTTATATTTTGACATTCATCGGAATTGCTTTCTATTGGATTACCCATCTCCAACAGTTTCGATACTACAAGCAAACCGATACCGTTCACATATGGCTTAACCTACTCTCCTTACTTTTCATTGTTCTTTTACCTTACGCTAATGATTTATCCACAATCTATGATGGTGTTTTTATAATTCAGTGTTTCTACAGTTTTTCGGCAGCGGGAGTAGGTATATTTTCCACGGCAGCCTGGATTTATGCGACTAAAAATCGGCATTTGGTCAGTCAGGATTTGTCAGACCAAATCATTCGTCAAATTCGACAAGAAAGCTATGTTGAACCCATTGTTTCCCTATTCGCAATCGGGGGTGCATTAATTCATCCCTTGGGTTGGATACTGACATTTATAGTTGGATTCCCATTGATTTTTCTGATTCAAAGGTTATTCAGAATCAATAAACAAGAAAACAAATAA
- a CDS encoding DUF364 domain-containing protein: MINPREIYDLMLDYGNKNTQTKEIIIGLTWTLCLTEGAGLCMSPGMLTRTLPFSGTLVNKSISDLAPWLRSWNPYQATIGMAAINSVINSSSNLPDTGTLLSPDSSANLAVFEHFLPQIRHKNVCIIGRYPGLNKYSEEMQMKVIELNPGPQDFPAPASEYLLPEAEWVFLTATSIANKTFPRLVQLAKNSKLVLMGPTLPWLPDLKQMGIDYLAGIKVTNLQALRETVAEGGGVKIFETGIQYSVVEL, translated from the coding sequence ATGATTAACCCTCGTGAAATCTACGATTTAATGTTAGATTATGGCAATAAAAATACCCAAACAAAAGAAATTATCATCGGTTTAACTTGGACTTTATGCTTAACTGAAGGTGCTGGTTTATGCATGAGTCCAGGAATGCTGACTCGGACGTTACCTTTTTCCGGAACTTTAGTAAATAAATCAATTTCCGATTTAGCTCCTTGGCTGCGTTCGTGGAATCCCTATCAAGCAACTATCGGAATGGCAGCGATTAATTCTGTTATCAATTCCTCTTCAAATTTACCCGATACTGGTACGCTTTTATCTCCCGATAGTTCGGCAAATTTAGCAGTATTCGAGCATTTTTTACCACAGATTCGTCACAAAAATGTTTGCATAATTGGACGCTATCCGGGATTGAATAAATATTCCGAAGAAATGCAAATGAAAGTAATCGAATTAAATCCGGGACCACAAGATTTTCCCGCACCAGCTTCAGAATATTTGCTACCGGAAGCCGAATGGGTATTTTTAACTGCTACTTCTATTGCGAATAAAACCTTTCCTCGCTTAGTTCAGTTAGCAAAAAATTCTAAATTAGTTTTAATGGGACCAACTCTTCCTTGGTTGCCAGACTTAAAGCAAATGGGAATCGATTATTTAGCAGGAATTAAAGTTACCAATTTACAAGCTTTAAGAGAAACAGTTGCCGAAGGTGGTGGCGTGAAAATCTTTGAAACTGGGATTCAATATAGTGTAGTTGAGTTGTGA
- the crtW gene encoding beta-carotene ketolase CrtW — MSSFLIDILPKKLRQLIQYSQAYIGLIIAFAIITAWTTSLIIFTNINIPETNKILIIFSILWQAFLFTGLFITAHDAMHGIVFPINPKINNLIGHIAVGLYAFFSYKKLLKRHWQHHQNPASELDPDYHNGKHKNFFAWYFYFMFRYWSWLRFSGMTIAYHSVRIIFHIPEINLILFWAIPLLLSSIQLFYFGTYLPHRKPSGGYQNSHRAQSIYRPFLWSFITCYHFGYHEEHHKYPSVTWWELPRIIKNNKALKSVQTP, encoded by the coding sequence ATGTCTTCATTCTTAATCGATATCTTGCCAAAAAAATTGAGACAATTAATCCAATATAGTCAAGCTTACATCGGATTAATAATTGCTTTTGCTATTATCACTGCATGGACAACCAGTCTAATCATATTTACCAATATCAACATTCCCGAAACTAATAAAATATTGATTATATTTTCAATTTTATGGCAAGCATTTTTGTTTACAGGACTATTTATAACTGCCCATGATGCAATGCATGGTATCGTTTTTCCAATAAATCCTAAAATAAATAATTTAATTGGTCATATAGCTGTAGGTTTATATGCTTTTTTCTCTTATAAAAAATTATTAAAAAGACACTGGCAACATCATCAAAATCCAGCCAGCGAACTTGACCCAGATTACCATAATGGTAAACATAAAAATTTTTTTGCTTGGTACTTTTATTTCATGTTTCGCTATTGGAGTTGGTTGCGCTTTTCAGGAATGACAATCGCTTACCATTCCGTAAGAATTATATTCCATATTCCAGAAATTAACTTAATATTATTTTGGGCAATACCGTTACTACTTAGCTCAATTCAGCTATTTTATTTCGGAACATATTTACCCCACCGAAAACCATCAGGAGGATATCAAAATTCTCACCGCGCTCAAAGCATTTACCGTCCATTTCTTTGGTCTTTTATTACCTGCTATCATTTCGGTTACCACGAAGAACATCATAAATATCCTTCTGTTACTTGGTGGGAGCTTCCGAGAATTATAAAAAATAATAAAGCCCTAAAATCAGTACAAACACCATAG
- a CDS encoding nucleoside deaminase, translated as MSPEEIMQMAIAEAEKSETPFGAVIVKDNEIVEKAGNTVESDADPSCHAEVNVLRKLTKRLKTAALESGYTLYSTCEPCAMCAATIFWAGVSEIVYGAGASDFEDDYNPNMINMSCEEVITKSPASIKIKSGILKEECKKLHSRFPL; from the coding sequence ATGTCTCCTGAAGAAATAATGCAAATGGCGATCGCCGAAGCTGAAAAGAGCGAAACCCCTTTTGGTGCGGTGATTGTGAAGGATAACGAAATAGTTGAGAAAGCCGGTAATACCGTAGAATCAGATGCAGATCCAAGCTGTCACGCTGAAGTTAATGTTCTACGTAAATTAACCAAACGTTTGAAAACTGCGGCTTTAGAATCAGGGTATACACTGTATTCTACCTGCGAACCCTGTGCAATGTGTGCTGCGACTATCTTTTGGGCTGGTGTTTCCGAAATAGTTTATGGTGCAGGTGCTTCAGATTTTGAAGATGATTACAACCCCAACATGATTAATATGTCATGTGAAGAAGTAATAACTAAATCTCCAGCTTCCATAAAAATCAAATCCGGGATATTAAAAGAAGAATGCAAAAAGCTACACAGTAGATTTCCGCTTTAA
- a CDS encoding right-handed parallel beta-helix repeat-containing protein, producing the protein MAIITVTSTADSGEGTLREAILNANSGDTVRFDSALANKKITLTSGQLDIDKDLSIDGADAENFTISGNKSSRVFFVGRGKDFTLKNLTVSDAKAVSGKVKDNKAELRGGGVFADDYATLTIDNVEFKDNVADRGAGIYLDYRSQGTVLNSSFDNNDGTPANSGFSAGAIAAQQTQGLTVENSRFTNNKGITGGAIYSLLGPLTVENSVFLKNSAKDGGGAIFTDGASPGGPRGSEPGTIAIRNSQFEGNEAAGHGGGLFLFSYKQDKVFVEDSTVINNSLSKSSKGIALGGGIRGGLGELTIRNTTIADNTSEMQGGGLWYDGPNPLTIENTTLSGNRAVSDDEETFDAGGGIFINPPSSAPISISNSTIVDNTAGDGAGALWFSGKNEITLSNSIVANNSSNNGTQTSFQLIDGGGNIEFSEPDGRGRVVEGSQIVDPKLDSLQTINGSLVRPLKSNSPAIDAGTSTSIKTDQRGVVRDSSPDVGAFEFTSNPSNSQSPNSPEPESESPPTVLNNEPLRYEAEELTLNGYQVETVEGSGASGGKHISLKGTRGNKGFATGTFNGEAGTYQVEVGYYDENDGQSRAKVTVEEETTSFIFNQDLPDGWAKPAAKTSRIAIEKVQLQSGDTFKIEGNSNQGEFARFDYIEFSPIEDVEALELNSNSLTPQSPNITEPQSSTENDSLVSEVSEPVINGIVNLRNVDFDKDDRIDQKVSLILDDINSTAFYSNSGGFYEVLDLDGSVVDKVTNQLILPGEKGYETAALNQRITELEFDADNANLTTKVDGGIILAPYLITNGTPQEFLDKNPTNNMNGNALNAYFGFGNANPDGIEHLKSLDNGFAFEDMYGGGDKDFSDLTFTVTVESA; encoded by the coding sequence ATGGCCATTATTACAGTTACTAGCACCGCAGACAGTGGAGAAGGAACCCTTAGAGAAGCTATCTTAAATGCAAATTCTGGCGATACTGTTCGCTTCGATTCCGCCCTTGCTAACAAGAAGATAACGCTTACTAGCGGTCAATTAGATATCGACAAAGATTTGAGTATTGATGGAGCAGATGCCGAAAACTTTACCATTAGCGGCAATAAATCCAGTCGGGTTTTCTTTGTAGGTAGAGGAAAAGACTTTACGCTAAAAAACTTAACTGTTAGTGATGCTAAAGCAGTTAGCGGCAAAGTTAAGGACAATAAAGCAGAGTTAAGAGGTGGAGGAGTTTTCGCTGATGACTATGCTACTCTCACTATAGATAATGTCGAGTTCAAAGATAACGTAGCCGATCGAGGTGCAGGAATCTACCTGGACTATCGTTCTCAAGGCACAGTCTTGAATAGTAGTTTTGATAACAACGATGGCACTCCTGCTAATTCTGGTTTTAGCGCAGGTGCAATTGCTGCCCAGCAAACTCAAGGCTTGACTGTTGAAAATAGCCGTTTCACTAATAACAAAGGTATAACGGGTGGAGCTATCTATAGTTTGCTCGGTCCATTAACCGTCGAAAACTCTGTTTTTCTTAAAAATAGTGCCAAAGACGGAGGTGGAGCAATCTTTACCGATGGTGCTAGTCCTGGTGGACCAAGAGGGAGTGAACCTGGAACCATTGCTATTCGCAATAGTCAGTTTGAAGGGAATGAAGCCGCTGGTCATGGAGGAGGATTATTTCTATTTTCTTACAAGCAGGACAAAGTATTTGTAGAAGACAGTACAGTTATCAACAACTCTCTGAGCAAAAGTAGCAAGGGAATTGCTCTAGGTGGCGGTATCAGAGGAGGACTAGGCGAACTGACAATCCGTAATACCACTATTGCTGATAACACTTCAGAAATGCAAGGTGGAGGTCTTTGGTATGATGGACCTAACCCACTCACCATTGAAAACACTACTTTATCTGGCAATCGGGCTGTCTCTGATGATGAAGAAACTTTCGACGCGGGAGGCGGTATCTTCATCAATCCGCCATCGAGCGCTCCTATAAGCATTAGCAACTCTACTATCGTTGATAATACTGCTGGCGATGGAGCTGGGGCACTGTGGTTCTCAGGTAAGAATGAAATTACCCTGAGTAATTCAATCGTTGCTAATAATAGCTCAAATAATGGAACGCAAACTTCCTTTCAGCTTATAGATGGCGGAGGAAATATAGAATTTTCAGAACCCGACGGAAGGGGAAGAGTTGTCGAAGGCTCTCAAATAGTTGACCCGAAGTTAGACTCATTGCAAACTATCAATGGTTCTTTAGTGCGTCCTCTCAAGTCTAATAGTCCTGCAATTGATGCAGGCACTAGTACAAGTATAAAAACTGACCAACGCGGTGTAGTACGAGATAGTAGTCCAGATGTAGGAGCATTTGAATTTACCTCGAACCCTTCTAATTCGCAAAGTCCAAACAGCCCTGAGCCTGAGTCTGAATCACCTCCCACAGTTCTTAACAATGAACCCTTACGTTATGAAGCTGAGGAACTGACTCTAAATGGTTATCAAGTTGAAACTGTAGAAGGCTCTGGTGCTAGTGGTGGTAAACATATCTCTCTTAAAGGGACTCGTGGGAATAAAGGCTTTGCTACAGGCACGTTTAATGGTGAAGCTGGAACTTATCAGGTAGAGGTAGGTTACTATGACGAAAACGACGGTCAATCTAGAGCTAAGGTCACTGTAGAAGAAGAGACTACAAGTTTTATCTTTAACCAGGATTTACCCGATGGTTGGGCAAAACCCGCCGCTAAAACTAGCCGTATTGCCATAGAAAAAGTGCAACTACAGTCTGGTGACACCTTTAAAATCGAAGGAAATAGTAACCAAGGTGAATTCGCTCGCTTTGATTATATTGAATTCTCTCCCATTGAAGATGTAGAAGCATTAGAACTCAACTCTAATTCTTTGACTCCACAAAGCCCGAACATAACTGAGCCTCAGTCATCTACAGAAAATGACTCTTTAGTTTCTGAAGTTTCAGAACCTGTCATCAATGGAATAGTAAATCTCCGGAACGTTGATTTCGATAAAGATGATCGAATCGATCAAAAAGTTTCGTTGATTTTAGATGATATTAACAGTACGGCATTCTATAGCAATTCAGGAGGCTTTTACGAAGTCTTGGACTTAGATGGTAGTGTGGTCGATAAAGTTACAAATCAGCTTATTTTACCGGGAGAAAAAGGCTATGAAACAGCAGCACTCAACCAACGTATTACTGAATTAGAGTTCGATGCAGATAATGCTAACTTAACCACAAAGGTTGATGGGGGAATAATTTTAGCACCATACTTGATTACGAATGGTACTCCACAAGAGTTTCTGGACAAAAATCCTACTAATAATATGAATGGAAACGCATTAAATGCCTACTTTGGTTTTGGCAATGCTAATCCAGATGGGATAGAGCACCTCAAATCTTTAGATAACGGCTTTGCCTTTGAGGATATGTATGGCGGGGGCGACAAAGATTTTAGCGATTTGACTTTCACTGTTACTGTTGAGAGCGCATAA
- a CDS encoding TetR/AcrR family transcriptional regulator — MAENSSNTAARKRRKPRQARSLERVNRILDVSEKMFVEKGYAATTTKAIASQAKVPIGSLYQFFPDKAAILQALAERYGDLFREQFQSFDTLEMTQFPLVDYVDRITDGVEQFFSEHPGFRAVFMEVQATIPEVDDAFDTELIQTLAKLLPKRNPSLNVEDYDAIAFVMVKAIGNLIWLSLGQSPDFRARLVKETKRLTLNYLQSYFSVESSEVGDSLK; from the coding sequence ATGGCAGAAAATTCGTCTAATACCGCAGCTAGAAAACGTCGCAAACCAAGACAAGCTCGTAGTTTGGAGCGAGTTAATCGAATTTTGGATGTATCGGAGAAAATGTTTGTTGAGAAAGGATATGCTGCAACGACAACTAAAGCGATCGCGTCACAAGCAAAGGTTCCTATTGGTTCGTTGTATCAGTTTTTCCCAGATAAAGCAGCTATTTTGCAGGCTTTAGCCGAGCGGTATGGTGACTTGTTTCGAGAGCAATTTCAGAGCTTTGATACCCTGGAGATGACACAGTTCCCTTTAGTTGATTATGTAGATAGGATAACTGATGGAGTAGAGCAATTTTTTTCAGAGCATCCCGGCTTTCGTGCGGTTTTTATGGAGGTGCAAGCGACTATACCAGAGGTAGATGATGCATTTGATACCGAACTGATTCAGACCTTAGCAAAACTTTTACCGAAGCGCAACCCATCATTAAATGTAGAAGATTATGATGCGATCGCCTTCGTTATGGTCAAAGCAATTGGTAATTTGATTTGGTTATCTTTGGGACAAAGTCCTGATTTTCGTGCAAGACTGGTAAAAGAAACAAAGCGCCTGACTTTAAACTATTTACAAAGCTATTTCTCAGTTGAGTCTTCAGAAGTAGGAGATAGTTTAAAGTAA